One segment of Natronosalvus halobius DNA contains the following:
- the glyA gene encoding serine hydroxymethyltransferase: protein MDHDHVRAVDPAVADALEGEIERQQDTLSMIASENHVSRAVLDAQGSALTNKYAEGYPGARYYGGCRYADEVEQLAIDRATELFDAEHVNVQPHSGTQANQAVYFAMLEPGDKILSLDLTHGGHLSHGHPANFTGQLYEVEQYEVDPDTGYLDYDGLADHAAEFEPDVIVSGYSAYPREVEWERIQDVAEEVDALHLADIAHITGLVAAGVHSSPVGIADFVTGSTHKTIRSGRGGIVMTSEEYADDVDSAVFPGGQGGPLMHNIAGKAVGFGEALEPEFETYAERTVANAKALGETLADHGFSLVSDGTDNHLVLVDLRESHPDTTGGDAEEALEDAGIVLNANTVPGETRSAFNPSGIRAGTPALTTRGFDEDDLRTVGDLIARVIDSPDDEDVIADVSESVDELCAANPLYE from the coding sequence CTCGAAGGTGAGATCGAACGACAGCAGGACACGCTGTCGATGATCGCCAGCGAGAACCACGTCAGCCGCGCCGTTCTCGACGCCCAGGGGAGCGCGCTCACGAACAAGTACGCCGAGGGCTACCCCGGCGCGCGCTACTACGGCGGCTGTCGGTACGCCGACGAGGTCGAACAGCTCGCCATCGACCGCGCGACGGAACTCTTCGACGCCGAGCACGTCAACGTCCAGCCCCACTCGGGCACCCAGGCCAACCAGGCCGTCTACTTCGCGATGCTCGAGCCCGGCGACAAGATCCTCTCGCTCGACCTGACCCACGGCGGCCACCTAAGTCACGGCCACCCGGCGAACTTCACCGGCCAGCTCTACGAGGTCGAGCAGTACGAGGTCGACCCGGACACCGGCTACCTCGACTACGACGGGCTCGCCGACCACGCCGCCGAATTCGAACCGGACGTCATCGTCTCCGGATACTCCGCGTACCCACGCGAGGTCGAGTGGGAGCGCATCCAGGACGTCGCCGAGGAGGTCGACGCGCTCCACCTCGCCGACATCGCCCACATCACGGGACTCGTGGCCGCGGGCGTCCACTCCTCGCCCGTCGGCATCGCGGACTTCGTGACCGGCTCGACCCACAAGACGATTCGTTCCGGACGGGGCGGCATCGTCATGACGAGCGAGGAGTACGCCGATGACGTCGATTCCGCCGTGTTCCCCGGCGGCCAGGGCGGCCCGCTCATGCACAATATCGCCGGCAAGGCCGTCGGCTTCGGCGAGGCGCTCGAGCCCGAGTTCGAGACCTACGCCGAACGGACGGTCGCCAATGCGAAGGCCCTCGGCGAGACGCTTGCCGACCACGGGTTCTCGCTGGTTTCGGACGGCACCGACAACCACCTCGTGCTCGTAGACCTCCGAGAGTCCCACCCCGATACGACCGGTGGCGACGCCGAAGAGGCGCTCGAGGATGCCGGCATCGTCCTCAACGCGAACACCGTCCCCGGCGAGACGCGCTCGGCGTTCAACCCAAGTGGCATCCGGGCGGGGACCCCGGCGCTGACGACCCGTGGCTTCGACGAGGACGACCTGCGGACCGTCGGCGACCTCATCGCGCGCGTGATCGATTCGCCTGACGACGAGGACGTGATCGCCGACGTGAGCGAGTCGGTCGACGAGCTCTGTGCGGCGAACCCGCTCTACGAGTAG
- a CDS encoding ABC transporter permease subunit translates to MSWMHIASKDFSDAGRSMMLWALTVLLVLLVAGVSAIPYLLAEGTTPTFAEALYFLFTPIALLIPIIGLVVGYQAIVSERESGSIRFLLGLPNTRRDVILGKVIGRAGVVAVPTLIGFLVGAVVIGALYDGFVVADYLGLLVFSLVMGLVYVSVAVGISASVSSRAKALAGVLVFFVLFDFLWEFVLMGTYWVLEGSLPGFDGLPVWYLFVLRLSPGQALTAIALTLIEIVGAEGLDFTAAGRVAGDVPFYLENWFAWIIVALWIIVPVSVGYLRFKNAILS, encoded by the coding sequence GCGCTCACCGTCCTGTTAGTTCTGCTCGTTGCCGGCGTATCGGCGATCCCATACCTGCTTGCCGAAGGGACGACGCCGACGTTCGCGGAGGCGCTTTACTTCCTCTTCACGCCGATCGCCTTACTCATCCCGATCATCGGGTTAGTCGTCGGCTACCAGGCGATTGTGAGCGAACGCGAATCGGGGAGCATTCGTTTCCTCCTGGGTCTCCCAAATACCCGTCGCGACGTGATTCTCGGGAAGGTCATCGGACGCGCCGGCGTCGTCGCAGTTCCGACCCTAATCGGTTTCCTCGTCGGCGCGGTCGTAATCGGTGCGCTGTACGACGGCTTCGTCGTTGCAGATTACCTCGGCCTCCTGGTCTTCTCGCTGGTTATGGGTCTCGTCTACGTGTCGGTGGCCGTGGGTATCTCGGCCAGCGTCAGTTCTCGAGCGAAAGCACTGGCGGGCGTTCTGGTGTTCTTCGTCCTCTTCGACTTCCTCTGGGAGTTCGTCCTGATGGGCACGTACTGGGTCCTCGAGGGAAGCTTGCCTGGATTCGACGGACTACCTGTCTGGTACCTCTTCGTTCTTCGGCTAAGCCCCGGACAGGCATTGACTGCGATCGCGCTGACCCTCATCGAGATTGTAGGGGCGGAGGGTCTCGATTTCACCGCTGCTGGTCGTGTCGCGGGTGACGTCCCATTCTACCTCGAAAATTGGTTCGCGTGGATCATCGTGGCCCTCTGGATCATCGTTCCGGTCAGCGTTGGGTATCTCCGCTTCAAAAACGCGATCCTGAGCTAA